The proteins below come from a single Necator americanus strain Aroian chromosome V, whole genome shotgun sequence genomic window:
- a CDS encoding hypothetical protein (NECATOR_CHRV.G18771.T1): protein MQLALLDFEAAFDSLHRSRLLHAFRADGVPIKFVRLLDDMNQRTTAEARTLQHVVNLVSKLAAACGLRLRPDKCKQMWISSRPRTGIRVDGQPIELVDEFCYLGCTLKNNCS from the coding sequence atgcaattagcgcTTCTGGACTTTGaggccgcgttcgactctcttCACCGAAGCCGTCTTCTCCACGCgttccgcgccgatggagtaccaataaagttcgttcgcttgcttgatgacatgaatcaacgaacaactgctgaaGCTCGAacacttcaacatgttgtcaaccttgtatcaaagctggctgcagcctgtggactacgtctacgtcctgataaatgcaagcagatgtggatctcttcgagacctcgaacgggaatcagggtggacggacaaccgatagaactcgtcgatgagttctgttacctgggttgtacgctgaagaacaactgcagctag
- a CDS encoding hypothetical protein (NECATOR_CHRV.G18772.T2), whose amino-acid sequence MMVVVNSTICFLDILCSVVIIIRWRTLSKKSSMSMRRSEKSLLFLACSICFSLSLSCVLQQVAGFCMLYA is encoded by the exons ATGATGGTAGTTGTGAACAGCACCATATGTTTTCTCGATATCCTTTGTTCGGTGGTTATTATAATTCGCTGGCGAACGTTATCTAA GAAGTCGTCCATGTCAATGAGAAGATCGGAGAAGTCATTACTTTTTCTAGCTTGTTCGATATGCTTTTCACTTTCCTTGAGCTGCGTCCTCCAG CAGGTGGCTGGGTTCTGCATGTTGTATGCTTAG
- a CDS encoding hypothetical protein (NECATOR_CHRV.G18772.T1), which yields MLGVSDLSKFQWRSSLMMVVVNSTICFLDILCSVVIIIRWRTLSKKSSMSMRRSEKSLLFLACSICFSLSLSCVLQQVAGFCMLYA from the exons atgctaggcgtctccgatctaag TAAGTTTCAGTGGCGCAGCAGTCTAATGATGGTAGTTGTGAACAGCACCATATGTTTTCTCGATATCCTTTGTTCGGTGGTTATTATAATTCGCTGGCGAACGTTATCTAA GAAGTCGTCCATGTCAATGAGAAGATCGGAGAAGTCATTACTTTTTCTAGCTTGTTCGATATGCTTTTCACTTTCCTTGAGCTGCGTCCTCCAG CAGGTGGCTGGGTTCTGCATGTTGTATGCTTAG
- a CDS encoding hypothetical protein (NECATOR_CHRV.G18773.T1): protein MKNAYCEDGGVQLEGSQIVETPPYVYLGRSMNMENDLEEELNRRMRAAWAAFAAVREATDQLTDQDLRAHLFDSTVLPALCYAAETWADTAATSRKLLTTHRALERCLLKFNRRTQHLAGLRSPDLRGMSRLRDPAEYVSKAKHRWAGHIMRRIDDRWTKRTLEWIPRDAKRPRERPPTRWSDVFATRMDQLRAQLDTAQGPRQRHSRSLRTSWMTMARERNEWKRCWGPHVQ, encoded by the coding sequence atgaagaacgcctactgcgaggacggaggagtacaacttgaaggctcccaaatcgtggaaactccgccatacgtataccttggacgttcaatgaacatggaaaacgacttggaggaagaactaaatagaagaatgagagcagcatgggcagcattcgcagccgtcagggaagctacggaccaactgacggaccaagatcttcgtgcccatctgttcgactcgacagtccttccagcgctctgttacgcagcggagacgtgggcagacaccgcggccacgtctaggaagctacttacgaCCCACAGAgctcttgagagatgtctcctgaagtttaaccggcgcacacaacacctagccggtcttcgtagccccgacttaagaggaatgtcccgtcttcgcgacccagcggaatatgtatcgaaagcaaaacatagatgggccggtcacatcatgagaagaatcgacgatagatggactaaaagaacgctagagtggatcccaagggacgctaaacgcccccgagagagaccgccaacgagatggagtgacgtgttcgctacacggatggaccagctgagagctcagctggatacggctcaaggacctcgtcaacgtcactcacgaagcttgagaacatcttggatgacaatggcgagggaacgaaacgagtggaagagatgctggggcccgcacgtccagtga
- a CDS encoding hypothetical protein (NECATOR_CHRV.G18774.T2) yields the protein MGVELRCAAEVRPPAGSRKLRRSSTHPTFRLLGIGSLAKSKPPLRFTTVLAKCRKYPAHWALPSQTSDGMATGERRSDLRLLRTSLILDQGDTLTTRHGDCLRLCTYNARTVSTDADLHALLGAAERIKFHVIALQETKCRRSDVRQMNDGTLVIRGEKVPSRNVGGAASTADESELDAFYEELEEVVRNEKSFYKFVVGDFNAKLGKATEEEYRIGRFGPGDQNENGNRLAELLSAARLFHANSLFMKKDHRRGSDHRLVRAKIRLSHTMEKNICYRQRRRKEVVYDDCVLEDSLSQGDWHIEEDPNVDYEMLLRGLRACAERASKSRTTNLDRISKTTKELLGRRRALRLDPNASHIERLVANTSCRKALQEDLLKYRQKKILEAAQRRTSLKKCRRDLREYNIPLATLLSEDGTRTSSRREMEIITERFYSNLFRSSTPVSSPIIPTGEALPRILPSEKERIPDQWKTSRTVLIHKKGDREDLRNYPPICLLSMLYKVFTKIILTRISRTLDEAQPQEQAGFRKGFSCLDHIQTVSRVIEVCREYRLPLVLTFVDYEKAFDSVETNAMLSALVDQDVDASYVRALANCYDRCTTRIQLFHRPLTILIGKGVRQGDTISPKLFTAALQWIMKSLGRKGHTC from the exons atGGGCGTCGAGCTGCGATGcgcagcggaggttcgtcctccggcagggtctcgcaagctgagaaggagttcgacacatccgacattccgactcctcggaatcggaagccttgctaagagtaaaccaccgctaagattcaccaccgtcttggcaaaatgtcgcaag taccctgcacactgggccctgccgtctcagacgtcggacggtatggcgaccggtgagaggcgatcagatctcaggttgctcaggacgtcattgattctggaccaaggcgacacactcacgactcgccatggagactgtctcagactgtgtacttacaacgcgagaacagtttctacagacgctgacctgcatgcccttctcggagctgcagagcgtatcaaatttcacgtgattgctctgcaggagaccaagtgcagaaggagcgacgtacgacagatgaatgacggtacactcgtcattcgtggagagaaggttccgtcgcgaaatgtaggcggtgctg catcaacagctgatgaatccgaattggacgcgttttacgaggagctggaggaagtagtccgcaacgagaagtccttctacaaattcgttgtcggagacttcaacgcaaaactaggaaaggccacagaagaggaatacaggattggaagatttggaccaGGGGAccaaaatgaaaatggcaatcgtctcgctgagctgttgtccgccgctcgcctctttcatgcgaactctcttttcatgaaaaaagatcatcgtcg tggttctgatcaccgtctagttcgtgcgaaaatacgtcttagccacacgatggaaaagaacatctgctatcggcaacgaaggagaaaagaagtcgtctacgacgattgcgtactcgaggactccctgtcccaaggtgactggcacatcgaggaggacccaaacgtggactacgagatgctgctcagaggattacgagcctgtgctgaacgtgcctcgaagtcgcgcacgacaaacttggatcgaatttcgaagaccaccaaggaattgttaggaagaagaagggctttgaggcttgatccgaatgcatcgcacattgagcggttagtagcaaacactagctgcagaaaagcgttgcaggaggatcttttgaagtacaggcagaagaagattctagaagcagcacaaagaagaacgagtctaaagaagtgccgcagggacctccgcgaatataatattccgctagcaaccttgctgagcgaagacgggactcgcacgtcttctcgtcgtgagatggaaatcattacggagaggttctactcgaaccttttccgttcatcaactcctgtgtcaagcccgatcatccccactggcgaagctttaccacggattctcccttcggaa aaagaaaggatcccagaccagtggaagacctcgcgaaccgttcttatccataagaaaggtgaccgagaggaccttcggaactaccctCCGATATGCTTACTGAGcatgttatacaaagtattcaccaagatcatcctcacccgcatatctaggacgctggatgaagcccagcctcaagaacaagctggattccgcaaggggttcagctgcttggaccacatccagaccgtgtcgagggtcatagaggtttgccgggaataccgcctgccccttgttctaaccttcgtcgactatgagaaagcctttgacagcgtagaaacgaatgcaatgctatcagcgctggtcgatcaagatgtggacgcgtcgtatgtgagggcattagccaattgctacgatcgatgcacgactaggatacagctttttcaccgccctctcaccatactcattggaaagggggtacgacaaggcgatactatatcgccgaagctgttcacagctgcattgcaatggataatgaaatcactgggaagaaaggggcatacgtgttga
- a CDS encoding hypothetical protein (NECATOR_CHRV.G18775.T1) — translation MEKNICYRQRRRKEVVYDDCVLEDSLSQGDWHIEEDPNVDYEMLLRGLRACAERASKSRTTNLDRISKTTKELLGRRRALRLDPNASHIERLVANTSCRKALQEDLLKYRQKKILEAAQRRTSLKKCRRDLREYNIPLATLLSEDGTRTSSRREMEIITERFYSNLFRSSTPVSSPIIPTGEALPRILPSEV, via the coding sequence atggaaaagaacatctgctatcggcaacgaaggagaaaagaagtcgtctacgacgattgcgtactcgaggactccctgtcccaaggtgactggcacatcgaggaggacccaaacgtggactacgagatgctgctcagaggattacgagcctgtgctgaacgtgcctcgaagtcgcgcacgacaaacttggatcgaatttcgaagaccaccaaggaattgttaggaagaagaagggctttgaggcttgatccgaatgcatcgcacattgagcggttagtagcaaacactagctgcagaaaagcgttgcaggaggatcttttgaagtacaggcagaagaagattctagaagcagcacaaagaagaacgagtctaaagaagtgccgcagggacctccgcgaatataatattccgctagcaaccttgctgagcgaagacgggactcgcacgtcttctcgtcgtgagatggaaatcattacggagaggttctactcgaaccttttccgttcatcaactcctgtgtcaagcccgatcatccccactggcgaagctttaccacggattctcccttcggaagtatga
- a CDS encoding hypothetical protein (NECATOR_CHRV.G18774.T1) — MATGERRSDLRLLRTSLILDQGDTLTTRHGDCLRLCTYNARTVSTDADLHALLGAAERIKFHVIALQETKCRRSDVRQMNDGTLVIRGEKVPSRNVGGAGFVVHPSVVHLVDSHGSCHLVWPFFASALCAKNPSVSSTATHQHQQLMNPNWTRFTRSWRK; from the coding sequence atggcgaccggtgagaggcgatcagatctcaggttgctcaggacgtcattgattctggaccaaggcgacacactcacgactcgccatggagactgtctcagactgtgtacttacaacgcgagaacagtttctacagacgctgacctgcatgcccttctcggagctgcagagcgtatcaaatttcacgtgattgctctgcaggagaccaagtgcagaaggagcgacgtacgacagatgaatgacggtacactcgtcattcgtggagagaaggttccgtcgcgaaatgtaggcggtgctggttttgttgtgcacccatctgtcgtccatctcgtcgattctcacggatcctgtcacctcgtctggccattcttcgcctccgccctctgcgccaaaaatccatcagtatcatcaactgctactcaccagcatcaacagctgatgaatccgaattggacgcgttttacgaggagctggaggaagtag